In Nicotiana tabacum cultivar K326 chromosome 19, ASM71507v2, whole genome shotgun sequence, one DNA window encodes the following:
- the LOC107806323 gene encoding protein AUXIN RESPONSE 4, whose product MAIITEEPDSPTPQKNQKPLKKPKSKPPQSTSQNATKPTKTTNATTNPLHFWFYFTISVSLITLIFMTLTSLYPQDLKTWFLSLPPNLRQHYSKGQNIKVQITPNQPQVEVFTIQEGPSKSSDHVLIVHGLGCSSFAFQKVVNFLGVRGVHAVAIDLPGSGFSDKTIVVEEESVGGGGVLERFRDMYNEIQEKGIFWGFDQLVEQGYVNYEENKVRVSKRNVVKAIDLGPEEMGKVLGQVIDSMGLSPVDLILHDSALGLSANWVWENRGLLRSVVVLDSATSGTALPLWVLEMPVVRDVVLGFGFAFRRLLGTCCSKSVGDLEAEGHRILLKGRDGRRAVVGMGKSLNCSFDLNEWAALDGVKGLPMQVIWSDALSKQWTEEGRQVADAIPQAKFVTHSGGRWPQEHNSEEIAESIYQFVSSLPKSVRQTEEEPVPEHIQKMFDEAQSGDQHHHHGHGHEHGHSHGHAHAGYMDAYGLG is encoded by the exons ATGGCAATCATAACTGAAGAACCAGACTCACCAACTCCACAGAAGAACCAAAAACCCCTTAAAAAACCCAAGTCAAAACCTCCACAATCCACCTCCCAAAATGCCACTAAACCCACAAAAACAACAAATGCAACAACAAACCCACTTCATTTCTGGTTCTATTTCACCATTTCAGTCTCTCTTATAACCCTCATATTCATGACCCTCACTTCTCTTTACCCACAAGACCTTAAAACATGGTTCCTTAGCTTGCCTCCTAACCTACGCCAACACTACTCTAAAGGGCAAAATATTAAAGTTCAAATCACCCCTAACCAGCCCCAAGTTGAAGTCTTTACTATCCAAGAAGGACCCTCAAAGTCTTCTGATCATGTACTTATTGTACATGGACTAGGATGTAGTTCTTTTGCATTTCAAAAAGTTGTCAACTTTTTGGGGGTTCGAGGTGTTCATGCTGTTGCTATTGATCTCCCTGGTTCTGGGTTTTCGGATAAGACGATAGTTGTGGAGGAAGAGAGTGTGGGTGGTGGTGGGGTTTTAGAGAGGTTTAGGGATATGTATAATGAAATTCAAGAAAAGGGTATATTTTGGGGGTTTGATCAGCTTGTTGAGCAGGGATATGTGAACTATGAGGAAAATAAAGTCAGGGTTTCAAAAAGAAATGTTGTTAAGGCCATTGATTTGGGACCTGAAGAGATGGGGAAAGTGTTAGGCCAAGTGATTGATTCAATGGGACTGTCACCTGTGGATTTGATTTTGCATGATTCTGCATTGGGTTTGAGTGCTAATTGGGTTTGGGAGAATCGAGGATTGCTTAGAAGTGTGGTGGTTCTAGATAGTGCGACGAGTGGAACAGCATTGCCATTGTGGGTGTTGGAAATGCCAGTTGTGAGGGAtgttgttttgggatttggatttgctTTTAGGAGATTACTTGGAACGTGCTGTTCGAAGTCGGTTGGTGACTTGGAGGCTGAGGGTCATAGGATTCTTTTGAAGGGAAGGGATGGAAGAAGAGCTGTTGTTGGGATGGGGAAGAGCCTAAATTGTAGCTTTGATTTGAATGAATGGGCTGCTTTAGATGGAGTGAAAGGTCTACCAATGCAAGTAATTTGGTCTGATGCCTTGTCCAAACAGTGGACCGAGGAGGGACGTCAAGTTGCTGATGCAATCCCACAGGCTAAATTTGTCACTCATTCTGGTGGGAGGTGGCCCCAG GAGCATAATTCTGAGGAGATAGCTGAAAGTATCTACCAGTTTGTCTCCTCCTTGCCGAAGTCTGTGAGACAAACTGAGGAAGAACCTGTACCTGAACATATCCAGAAGATGTTTGATGAAGCGCAGAGTGGTGATCAACACCACCATCATGGCCATGGCCACGAGCATGGTCATAGCCATGGACATGCTCATGCTGGATATATGGATGCATATGGGCTTGGTTAG
- the LOC107806326 gene encoding F-box protein At1g55000-like produces MRHKHHYLTMGCCCDDDEQLLQPLNPSDIQNSDQIPPSSSSTSVVNGGDTVISPMNSNFSALICHDTLRAILEKLALPDLARAACVCRIWNLVASDREMQTKAFKVPWKIKDVIGDPTSGSFWRDNSLSKFAISHRIVRGDNVASLAVKYSVHVMGIKRLNNMLSDHGIYSRDRLLIPISNPDCLINGTCYIELDIYAKREVAVLYLEGGPDPKLTTMLNRLTSERSKKKVIDSLRRSMQVDGETAQYYFAVSDGDPRSAFTQFSEDLRWEREVGFT; encoded by the exons ATGCGGCACAAACACCATTATCTGACCATGGGATGTTGCTGTGATGATGACGAACAGCTTCTCCAGCCACTGAACCCTTCCGACATTCAAAACTCCGATCAAATTCCGCCGTCCTCCTCCTCAACCTCCGTCGTCAACGGCGGAGACACTGTGATATCTCCGATGAATTCCAATTTTTCGGCCTTGATATGCCACGACACTCTACGCGCCATCCTCGAGAAACTCGCTCTCCCAGATTTGGCGCGTGCGGCGTGTGTGTGTAGGATCTGGAACTTGGTAGCCTCCGATCGTGAAATGCAGACTAAGGCATTTAAGGTTCCTTGGAAGATCAAGGACGTCATTGGGGATCCTACCTCCGGTAGCTTCTGGAGGGATAATAGCCTCTCCAAATTCGCCATTTCTCATCGCATCGTCCGTGGTGATAACGTTGCTAGTCTCGCCGTCAAGTACTCCGTCCAT GTCATGGGTATAAAACGCTTGAACAATATGCTGAGTGACCATGGTATATACTCGAGGGACAGGTTACTCATTCCTATTAGCAATCCAGACTGCCTCATCAATGGCACTTGCTATATAGAGCTGGATATATATGCAAAAAGGGAAGTGGCAGTTTTGTATCTTGAAGGTGGCCCTGATCCAAAGCTCACTACAATGTTAAATAGATTGACATCAGAGAGGAGCAAGAAAAAGGTGATTGACTCCCTTAGGAGAAGCATGCAAGTTGATGGTGAAACTGCTCAATATTACTTTGCTGTATCAGATGGTGACCCTCGATCTGCTTTCACACAATTCTCTGAGGATCTGAGGTGGGAGAGGGAGGTAGGGTTCACTTAA
- the LOC107806324 gene encoding vacuole membrane protein KMS1, translating to MGSLEQDHVVDPQLHVDNSASGLLNKHNRELEHLSLTNQPLKTVKFFVLAVLKCLQEFSVNSIVKCSCLVVMLLAAAGGILFFKSGRAYEETLQPVQELLSYLRFGLWWLALGVASSIGLGSGLHTFVLYLGPHIALLTIKSVSCGRIDIKGAPYDTIQLRSGPSWLDKDCSEFGPPLFSSRARVPLTSILNQVQLEAILWGIGTALGELPPYFISRAARISGSEGELMEDLDSGSKEDSGIISNHLKQIKQWLLSNRQYLNFFTILVLASVPNPLFDLAGIMCGQFGIPFWKFFIATLIGKAIIKTHIQTAFIISLCNNQLLDLIENQLVRVLGLIPGVASLLPNIISKLHIAREKYMAVSPPVSNVKAKKWDLSPGSIWNTVVWLMLLNFSAKIVNTTAKSYLREQQEKELAALENNRTRG from the exons ATGGGGTCCCTAGAGCAAGACCATGTTGTTGATCCTCAGCTTCACGTCGACAACTCTGCTTCTG GACTCCTTAACAAACATAATAGGGAGCTGGAGCATCTGAGTCTGACGAACCAGCCACTAAAGACAGTGAAATTCTTCGTTTTAGCTGTTCTAAAGTGTCTTCAAGAGTTCTCAGTTAACAGCATAGTCAAGTGCAGCTGTCTTGTGGTCATGCTGCTAGCAGCCGCAGGTGGGATTTTGTTTTTCAAAAGTGGCAGGGCCTATGAGGAG ACACTGCAGCCGGTTCAGGAGCTTCTCAGCTATCTTCGGTTTGGACTCTGGTGGTTAGCTCTTGGCGTGGCTTCATCAATCGGGCTGG GCTCTGGTCTGCACACTTTCGTCTTGTACTTGGGCCCTCATATTGCTCTACTCACAATAAAATCTGTGAGCTGCGGAAGGATTGACATAAAGGGTGCTCCATATGATACAATTCAGTTAAGAAGTGGTCCTTCATGGCTGGATAAGGATTGTTCTGAATTTGGTCCACCATTGTTTTCTTCCCGCGCACGGGTACCATTGACTAGTATACTGAATCAGGTTCAGTTGGAGGCTATATTGTGGGGTATTGGAACAGCTCTTGGAGAGCTTCCTCCTTATTTCATCTCTAGAGCTG CTCGTATCTCTGGTAGCGAAGGGGAACTTATGGAAGATTTGGATTCTGGTTCAAAAGAAGATAGTGGAATTATCAGCAACCACTTAAAACAGATAAAACAGTGGCTTCTTTCTAACAGACAGTATTTGAATTTCTTCACAATTCTGGTTCTTGCTTCG GTGCCAAATCCTCTGTTTGACCTTGCTGGTATCATGTGTGGCCAATTTGGTATTCCATTTTGGAAATTCTTTATAGCAACACTGATCGGGAAGGCAATTATTAAGACTCACATACAG ACAGCATTTATCATCTCACTTTGCAATAATCAACTGTTGGACTTGATAGAAAATCAATTAGTTCGGGTGCTTGGTCTCATCCCTGGAGTTGCTTCGCTTCTGCCAAACATCATTTCCAAACTACATATTGCTAGAGAGAAGTACATGGCAGTGTCCCCTCCAGTGTCTAACGTAAAG GCAAAAAAGTGGGATTTATCGCCTGGTTCCATATGGAACACTGTTGTGTGGCTCATGCTCCTGAACTTCTCAGCCAAGATTGTAAATACAACAGCCAAGAGCTATCTCAGAGAGCAGCAGGAAAAAGAGCTGGCCGCACTTGAAAATAATCGTACCAGGGGATAA